From Ictalurus punctatus breed USDA103 chromosome 2, Coco_2.0, whole genome shotgun sequence:
GTATTCCCGATCCcgtgtcaggatctccattacagactcatgacggtttttaacacagtgacgtctgagggatcggagatcacgcgcattcagacgTGGTTTTCGGCcccgccctttacgcaccgagatttgaccggattccttgaatattttaattatatcgtGCGCTGTAGAAAATGAAACGTCCAAAATCCttccgatttgtctttggggaatgttcttctcacaGTGTCGGATTATtctctgacgcatctgttggcgagcctcgacccgtcctcgcTCTTGAAGCACTAGACCTTCTTTGGAGGCTCACTATacactatgattagacgatcgcctcacctgtttcgcatcaccttcttatttcaaccgctcatcactattagtcctaaatcgcACCTGTCCCGACTTTTTCCGAACGTCTTGCATGCatcagtttcaaaataaacgtttatcttcaaaaaaaaactatgcaattgattatataaaacatcaaatacctcgtctttatacgtttttttgtttaaatactgcAAGTCAAAGTACATCTACGAATCATttcccatactgtcccaactttttcagaatcgGGCTTGGGGTTTCTCACGAGTCTCGACGTCTTCTTGGATAATCTTATAGAAGTTTTCGTACATGTAAATTGTATttcattaaagaacgacacatcatcctttttttttttttttgatctctttagagttacttttaatgttgtagaacatctgtGATCCAGTGAGAtcctgttatcgcttatgtTACCACAGCTAGCTTTCCATCACcggcctctcttttttttctctcgtaaTAGAAACCCTTACGATATCATCTCAATGTTTAATGCAAGTTGGAACCGCGGTAGTCCCAGGTGTAACGGCCATGGTGTGGCTCTATGTAATCATAGAGAAGAgcttttgtattgatttgcagtgaccgCAGCCGGTGCTACGCCACGGCCGTAATTAACTCTGAGGACACCGAGGTCCGAACCTGGGTAATGTTCGAGTGCTGATCATTTCTCACTTGACTTCAGAGCAGCTGAAGAGAATGTGCAGGGTTTTCCAACAGACTTAATCATACATCATTTATAGCTCTCACCGGATGGTACGCTAGATTTTATATGAAGTGAGCGCCTGGTCTCTCGGGGACAGTTCACTACCacaccaccagagggcacccACGTCCAAATTTTAGAACTTTTTCTCTGTCGTCACACGCTCCTTCGGTTCCTCGAGCATGCACAGCACGTGGACACTTAGGATAACTGCAAAGTCTTCCACGTCTGAGTTTTGCGCCATTGTTTGCACGGTTGCTTAGCATGGACATGTAAGTCTCGCTTCTCGGCTTGGAATCTGAGGTTAAaattttaagcgtgtgagtttatccgtatcgagcgagccggtggtgacggtggcgagggaaacactccctgagatgatctgaggaagaaaccttgagaggaaccggactcagacgggaacccgtcctcatctgggtcacgacggatagtgtgagaaaagaaagttcgttatgtttttatatgaagtctgtttgttgaactagtcgactgttcactaaaggagacccgagtgtaaaactaTGTGGTGATtgcagtcccgaggccatcgcagcaaccacagcgagaacgtccatgtggaattaaGGTCCAAAAgcatttcatggtacttcaagcagcacCGTCCTAATCAATCTCCAGGTTGCACCgcttggggtcgtcctcagCAGCAGaaccatccagaggtagggcatcaggatggatcaggcaggtccggagaacagaaaggatcaggatcactgacatcaccagtgtggcttgacagaaggagagaaggagagggaggtaaagagagggagagattattaggtatgcttactatcccatAATGGATCAGTCAGTGTTCATggtaaataaatacgtcttcaGCCTAGAACACTAACTGGAaagctgttccataactgtggggctttgtaagagaaagctctaaagTCTAGTTAGCTAGCTGTCACGTCCTTCTTTAGCTAGCCAGACACGGCTAAGTCTTTTGATGCTCGTACTTATGACGAGAGACAGAAAACTGCGTATTGTTTTCCCCGTAAGAAATGTAATCCGCTATACACTGGAGAAACCAAGACGTGCGGCCGTCTCGCGTATGTGGAGCTCATCTGTTCCATTTAGAACCTCGAGGAACGAGTGTTAGGCTGCGACTACAGCGATGACCTCGTCAAGCCTTCCGAGTATCCGCCGGTTTCATTGCAGCCCCAGAAGCACCCTGCTTCCACAGCGGGCGAGGGACGTTGGTCCATAACGTTAAGCAAAACGTTAAGCGTTATTAAAGCACATATAAGCATAGTATTATTTCTTTTTGATGCTTTATACGAATCAAAAAGAGAGGATGAAGCGGGACCGACTGCTTACAgttataacaggaaataactcgTCTTGAGGATGCTCCATTTGTGGACATATaaaaggatttttattttttttttaaaaatatgacagcattacatttatttacatttatttataggcTCTGCGGTCCAGGTCGCGGTCGGAAGTTCAcgccaccactgagggacagttagtgtggaGGTTCTGGAGAAGGACcctgagccacgctgagtaggcactaacGACACTACTTAATACACTTTCAAAAAATCTGTAATCGTTGGCGTGAGAGGAACGAAGCGCTTCAGAACACGCCGTTATAGTCGAGTCAGCGATGACTTTATTTGTGTAGCAGCTTTTACAGGTCCAAGTGTCTCAAAACAGACTCATGAGCGCGTAGCTAGAAATGAAATATGAGAAATAGCGCAAGAAAATAACGAGAGTGTAAaagcaggggggaaaaaacgagTGAAAATTCAACGCCAAGCAAACCATCTTATCCATCTTCTACAcagctttatccttttcagggccacggggaacctggagtctatcccagggagcatgggggacaaggcggggtacaccctggacagggtgccgatccatcgcagagtacactcacacacacactcacacacccattcatacactacggacactttagacacgccaatcagactaccatgcacgtctttggactgggggaggaaaccggagtacccggaggaaaccgccgcagcacggggagaacacgcaaactccgcactcACAGGGCCGCGGTGGGAATCcgacccccgaccctggaggcgtgaggcgaacgtgctaaccgctaagccaccgtgcgcccaagCTAAGCAAACCCCTCGATAAAACTGCTAAACAGAGAAGGAAGAATAATATAAAGAATACCAAATGACTTGTTGGTTATAAGCTCTGTCGACAAGAGGCGTCTTTAGCCCTGAATGATTCGAGTCTGAGCTCAGATTGAATAAAAATGGggattaaatatatttttaaaaaatgtaaaaaaccaacaaaacaaaccaCCTGATGAGTGAAAAAGTTTTATTACTTCGAGTGCCATGAGAGTGTAAATAGCTTAGGCGTGggataaaatacatttttacaaaacacAGATCATTTGGGAAAACATAATGTCAAGCAGCATGGCACGaggtttcagtgtgtgtgtgtgtgtgtgtgtgtggagtctcTAATCGTTTTTCTCCTCTGTTTTGCTTGTGCTGTCTTTGCCCAGGGGGAAGTCCAGCGACGTTCTGAAGAGCACCGGGGCATCGGCGGCGGCAGCGGCGGGAGCAGCGgcagcggcggcggcggcgtTCTTATCCGCCTCGGCCTCTCTGACCCGAGACTCGATCTTCAGGAAGCCGTCGTCCCCCAGCGTGCAGGTGAGCGTGGACGGATCGACATGATCCGGGAGCTCCACGCTCCGTGAGAATCCCGCAGGAGCGGACGAGTCCGTCTCGCCCGGCTTTGCCACCTTGACCTCCAGCTTTCTGCCTCGCACAGTGACGCCGATGTCTTCCGGAGAGAAGCCGCGAGCGTCGAGAGAGAAGACGCTCGGGCCCGTGAGTCCGGCGGTGGACGTG
This genomic window contains:
- the hspb9 gene encoding heat shock protein beta-9, whose protein sequence is MSQSIMESLFGDDLFFEDSCLLWPRRGGLTERFLRRREQMMESLRADVGDRLINELFQSLDELFSSPSSSTPSSTSTAGLTGPSVFSLDARGFSPEDIGVTVRGRKLEVKVAKPGETDSSAPAGFSRSVELPDHVDPSTLTCTLGDDGFLKIESRVREAEADKNAAAAAAAAPAAAAADAPVLFRTSLDFPLGKDSTSKTEEKND